A genomic window from Terriglobia bacterium includes:
- a CDS encoding cache domain-containing protein, with the protein MGRSTIRGRLIRSFSIAILIPSLITMVVGIRVIEQQIYAQAQAQVNSDLEGAMEIWRHNLERLENAIRIHATRMVIYGALARNDPGGLGPEMNRVRAAEGLDVLTLLDTSGKVFYRTLNPALVGDIEIDDELIGGVYKKKAPLSGVVIVAADELARESQDLRQQASMEITFTPRAGPPGKERVTDGMMLKAAAPVTTADGRFVGVLYGGTLINRNYEVVDKIRSIVFRQESYKNREVGTATVFQDDVRISTNVRNADGTRAITTRASAEVADDVLQRNRTWRGRAFVVNDWYIAAYAPIRDIAGKTIGMLYVGTLEQPYRDSLWRTLFTFLGITLLGMILVSIVGIKVAQRISEPIQAMAAAARRVAEGDYSHKVEVLSSDETGYLAECFNRMTLELARATQELRQWAESLETKVEERTAQVKAMQGQLVQAEKLAAIGKLAAGVAHEINNPLTGVLTNSSLMLQDLAPDDPRRDDLQTIVDETLRCRKIVKGLLDFARQTKPLKQAVNINQIVEDALNLVRNQASLSNITLQTELQADLPTIMVDKDQMRQVVLNIVINAAEALPNGGEIRVISRLDRGANLVCLSVADTGPGIPEAVRTRLFEPFFTTKASGTGLGLAIAYGIMERHRGTITVASAAGQGTTISLRLPVNSKEGDEQS; encoded by the coding sequence CTGATCAGAAGTTTCTCTATAGCGATTCTTATTCCTTCTTTGATCACGATGGTGGTGGGCATCAGAGTAATCGAGCAGCAGATCTACGCGCAGGCCCAGGCACAGGTAAACTCGGACCTCGAAGGCGCCATGGAGATTTGGCGGCATAACCTCGAGAGGCTCGAAAATGCGATCCGAATCCATGCCACGCGCATGGTTATCTACGGCGCCCTGGCCCGTAATGATCCCGGCGGACTGGGACCAGAAATGAATCGAGTGCGCGCAGCGGAAGGGCTCGACGTCCTGACTCTGCTGGATACTTCCGGCAAGGTTTTTTACCGCACCCTCAACCCCGCGCTGGTGGGAGACATCGAGATCGATGATGAGTTGATAGGCGGCGTTTACAAGAAAAAGGCCCCCCTTTCGGGGGTTGTAATTGTTGCCGCGGACGAGCTTGCCCGCGAGTCTCAGGATCTCAGACAGCAGGCAAGCATGGAGATTACCTTCACACCCAGAGCCGGCCCCCCCGGGAAGGAGAGGGTAACCGATGGAATGATGCTCAAGGCGGCGGCTCCGGTGACCACGGCTGACGGCCGTTTCGTGGGCGTGTTGTACGGGGGTACGCTCATCAATCGCAACTATGAGGTAGTGGACAAGATACGAAGTATCGTGTTCAGACAGGAGTCGTACAAAAATCGAGAGGTGGGCACAGCCACCGTCTTCCAGGATGATGTACGCATATCGACCAACGTCAGGAATGCCGACGGCACGCGCGCGATAACCACCCGGGCCTCGGCCGAAGTTGCTGACGATGTTCTTCAGCGCAACCGAACCTGGAGAGGCCGTGCATTCGTGGTCAACGACTGGTACATCGCAGCTTACGCGCCCATTCGGGACATAGCGGGGAAAACGATCGGCATGCTTTACGTCGGCACGCTCGAGCAGCCTTATCGCGATAGCCTGTGGCGGACATTATTCACGTTTCTGGGCATCACTCTCTTGGGCATGATACTGGTAAGCATTGTGGGCATCAAGGTGGCTCAGCGGATTTCTGAGCCTATTCAAGCCATGGCTGCAGCAGCCCGGCGAGTGGCCGAGGGTGACTACTCCCATAAGGTCGAAGTCCTCTCCAGCGACGAGACCGGCTATCTGGCCGAGTGCTTCAACCGGATGACCCTCGAGCTTGCCCGTGCGACACAGGAGCTGAGGCAATGGGCAGAAAGCCTGGAGACCAAAGTGGAGGAACGAACAGCTCAGGTGAAGGCCATGCAAGGCCAGTTGGTCCAGGCCGAAAAGCTGGCCGCCATCGGGAAACTCGCCGCCGGAGTCGCCCATGAAATCAACAACCCGCTCACCGGCGTTCTTACCAATAGCAGCCTCATGCTCCAGGATCTGGCTCCCGATGACCCCAGGCGTGATGACTTGCAGACCATCGTCGACGAGACCCTGCGCTGTCGTAAGATCGTGAAGGGATTGCTCGATTTTGCCAGGCAGACCAAACCCCTGAAGCAGGCAGTCAACATAAACCAAATCGTTGAGGACGCACTCAACCTGGTGAGGAACCAGGCCTCGCTCAGCAACATCACGCTTCAGACGGAATTGCAGGCCGATCTTCCCACGATCATGGTGGACAAAGACCAGATGCGGCAAGTGGTCCTGAATATCGTCATAAACGCCGCGGAAGCCTTGCCGAACGGGGGTGAGATCCGGGTCATTTCGCGGCTGGATCGCGGCGCCAATCTGGTATGTCTGAGTGTCGCCGACACAGGACCGGGCATTCCGGAAGCGGTCAGGACCAGGCTCTTCGAACCCTTCTTTACCACCAAGGCGAGCGGTACAGGCCTGGGTCTTGCCATTGCTTATGGCATTATGGAGCGCCATAGGGGCACGATCACAGTTGCCAGTGCTGCCGGCCAAGGTACCACGATCAGTCTTCGCCTTCCCGTGAACAGCAAGGAGGGAGATGAACAATCCTGA
- a CDS encoding sigma-54 dependent transcriptional regulator has protein sequence MNNPDSPRVLVADDELSVCKSCEKILRRHGCEVRTVLSGKEALALLEHEPFDLVFTDLKMAEVGGMELLQALQTRFPDIVPIVITGYASVASVVETMKLGAFDYLPKPFTPAEMIVVVTHAWEKRKRILEARAAASGEPVETFSGMVGRSPKMQQVYSLIRKVAPTSSTVLIIGESGTGKELVARAIHSLSPRQDRRFFAVDCGTLSANLLESELFGHVRGAFTGAVVTKRGIFEVADHGTVFLDEICNVDSEIQGRLLRFIQEREFLPVGGTEPKRVDVRLVFATNRDLTRMVSEGTFREDLYYRLHVFPIYLPPLRDRPEDIPLLVRYLLLKIRGRSGKNITTISDPALKLLIEHNWPGNVRQLESALEWAVISCEDDVLQPSNFPRFAHSQAQTADLSTPRSNAEFLTLKKKIKEQAVSELERDFVLAALQRNQWNVTRAAQEVGIARPNFQALMRKHGIRASGEN, from the coding sequence ATGAACAATCCTGACAGCCCCAGAGTCCTGGTGGCGGACGATGAACTGTCCGTGTGCAAGTCCTGCGAGAAAATCCTGCGCCGACACGGCTGCGAGGTTAGAACGGTTCTTTCCGGCAAGGAGGCGCTCGCCCTGTTGGAACACGAGCCCTTCGACCTTGTCTTCACTGATCTGAAGATGGCCGAGGTAGGGGGCATGGAGCTGCTTCAAGCCCTGCAGACTCGTTTTCCCGACATCGTGCCCATAGTAATCACTGGGTATGCTTCCGTGGCTTCCGTGGTCGAAACCATGAAGCTCGGGGCCTTCGATTATCTCCCCAAGCCCTTTACCCCGGCCGAGATGATCGTTGTGGTCACCCATGCCTGGGAGAAGCGGAAGCGTATCCTCGAAGCCCGCGCGGCAGCCAGCGGGGAGCCCGTCGAAACCTTCTCCGGCATGGTGGGCCGAAGTCCAAAGATGCAGCAGGTCTACAGCCTGATCCGGAAAGTCGCGCCCACCTCGAGCACGGTCCTGATCATCGGTGAAAGCGGGACAGGCAAGGAACTCGTGGCCCGCGCCATTCACAGTCTGAGCCCCAGGCAGGACCGGCGTTTCTTCGCTGTGGACTGTGGGACACTCTCTGCAAACCTTCTCGAAAGTGAGCTGTTCGGCCACGTCAGGGGAGCCTTTACCGGCGCTGTCGTCACCAAACGCGGCATTTTCGAAGTAGCGGACCACGGGACGGTATTCTTGGACGAAATCTGCAACGTCGATTCCGAGATCCAGGGCAGATTGCTGCGCTTCATCCAGGAACGAGAATTCCTCCCTGTCGGCGGCACGGAGCCGAAGCGCGTAGACGTTCGTCTCGTCTTTGCCACAAACCGAGATTTGACCCGGATGGTTTCCGAGGGAACGTTCAGGGAAGACTTATACTATCGGCTCCATGTGTTCCCGATCTACCTTCCTCCCCTCCGGGATCGGCCGGAAGACATCCCGTTGCTTGTGCGCTACCTACTACTGAAAATCAGGGGACGCAGCGGCAAAAACATCACCACGATCTCAGACCCGGCACTAAAGCTCTTGATAGAGCACAACTGGCCCGGCAATGTGCGCCAACTTGAGAGCGCCCTCGAGTGGGCCGTAATTTCCTGTGAGGATGATGTGCTGCAACCATCTAATTTTCCACGGTTTGCGCATTCGCAGGCGCAAACTGCCGACCTGTCGACGCCTCGCAGCAATGCGGAATTCCTGACATTGAAAAAGAAGATCAAGGAACAGGCGGTTTCCGAGCTTGAACGTGACTTTGTCCTGGCCGCCCTCCAAAGGAATCAATGGAATGTCACCCGGGCCGCGCAGGAAGTAGGCATCGCCCGTCCAAATTTCCAAGCCCTCATGCGCAAGCACGGGATTCGCGCCAGTGGGGAAAACTAG